A portion of the Meriones unguiculatus strain TT.TT164.6M chromosome 11, Bangor_MerUng_6.1, whole genome shotgun sequence genome contains these proteins:
- the Nsg2 gene encoding neuronal vesicle trafficking-associated protein 2 isoform X2, producing the protein MHLLAAGWWGGGGGGCVVIKKSLKVFREEAQWGSGSHQGCCGSRTVTILVSLALAFLACIVFLVVYKAFTYDHSCPEGFVYKHKRCIPASLDAYYSAQDPSSRSRFYTVISHYSVAKQSTARAIGPWLSAAAVIHEPKPPKTQGH; encoded by the exons ATGCATCTGCTAGCTGCAgggtggtggggaggagggggaggaggctgTGTGGTAATTAAGAAGAGTCTGAAGGTCTTCCGTGAGGAAGCTCAATGGGGCTCAGGGAGCCACCAAGGCTGTTGCGGGAGCAGAAct GTCACCATCCTTGTCAGCCTGGCCCTCGCTTTCCTTGCCTGCATTGTGTTCCTGGTGGTTTACAAAGCCTTTACCTATGACCACAGCTGTCCTGAAGGATTTGTCTACAAG CACAAGCGCTGTATCCCGGCCTCTCTGGATGCTTATTACTCAGCCCAGGACCCCAGCTCGAGGAGCCGCTTCTACACAGTCATCAGCCACTACAGTGTGGCCAAGCAGAGCACTGCCCGGGCCATCGGGCCATGGCTGTCAGCAGCTGCTGTCATCCATGAGCCCAAGCCACCCAAGACCCAGGGCCATTAG